GCTACCGGTGTCTCCGGTCTGGCTGTTCCCGCTTTCGCAGAAGACAACGCTGTTTCTAACACCATCGGTGGCGGCTTCAACGAGGCTGACAACTCCGCTGCTAAGGGTGTAGTTGCTAACAACGTCTCTGAGCGTGCCCTGCTGAACAAGACCGACGCTACTGCGAACTACATCGTGAACCACAACCAGTGGTACGACCTGTACCACAACGCTGCACAGGCAGCTACCGACGGCCTCGACCCGTCCGAAGAGGCTGCATTCCAGAACCTGAAGCGTGAGGCTGAGAACGCAGGCAAGCAGCTGGCACAGGCTGAGCAGAACGTTCAGGATGCACGCGCTTCCGTTGCTTACGCACTGGAGAAGGACGAGGCAGCTAACAAGGCTTGGGACAACGCAGACTCCAAGGAGGCGGCGCTAGAGGCTGCTAAGGCTGCTGCTGTTTCCGCTATCGCTCCGGCCGTAAAGGCTGCTAACGCTGAAGGCCAGCAGGGCGGCCAGCCGGACCTGCAGGTTCCGGCAACCGGTTCCGTTGCTGACCTCAAGGCTGCGCTCAAGACCTACGAAGACGCATACGACCACGCAGGTGAGCGCGACGCAGACCAGGCAAAAGGCGACTTCATCCCGCGCGACTACATCGGTCTGCTGGAGACCCTGATCTCCACCGCCAAGGATGAGCTGGGCAAGGTAGAGGCAGCTCAGGCTGCTTACGACGAGGCTGTGGCAGCTGCTAAGGACGCTTCCCGCGAAGCACAGAAGTCCGACGTTCTGGTTCGCCAGGGCTTCCTGAACCGTGCATTCGCTCAGGTTCGCGTTCTGCGTGCTCTCGAGGCTCGCTTCGCTGTCTCCACTCGTGAGATTGAGCTGCGCGAGTCCCCGCAGAACAAGAACGTTGTTATCGACGGCCAGACCAAGACCCTGCGTACCGCTTACGCAGAGCTCATCACTGGTGGTCCTAAGGGCATCCTGAACGTTGCTATCGACGACACCACCGCTCGTCTGAAGGCTGCTGACGTCAAGGCTCTGAAGGGCTGGGACGGCGACCTGGACAACTTCGACGGCTCCCTGGCAAAGGAAGGCGAAGAGAAGGTCTACGACGCCATGAAGGAAGAGGCACAGCGTAAGGCATACGAGGCCATCGACTCCGAGCGTGACTGGGAAGAGGCTGTTAAGAAGGTCTCCAACGAGGATGACAAGATCATCGCGCAGCAGCTGAAGGAGACCGCACAGGACGAGGCTCAGAAGGCTCAGGAAGAGAAGCGCGCTGAGGAGTCCGCTAAGCAGCAGGAGCTCCTAGAGCAGCTCATCGCAGCTATCAACAACAAGAACAAGGACAACACCCCGGCTCCGGAAGAAAACGGTAAGACCGAGACCGAGACCGAGGGCGGTAAGACCGAGACCGAGACCGAGGGCGAGGGCAAGGAAAGCTCCTCCAAGCTGTCCCCGCTGGGCATCGCTGGCATCGTAGTTGGCGTGCTGGGCGCAATCGCTGCTATCTTCCCGTTCTTGGGCAAGCAGCTGAACCTGCAGCTGCCGCAGCTGCCTAAGCTTCCTTTCTAAGTTAAAGGAGCATAGAAGCTTATAGCTTCTGAGTGAGGGAGTGCAGTATTAAGGCACCCTACCGATTCGGTAGGGTGCCTACTCACGTTTTGGGCGGTTTCGCGGGGTGACAGTGAAAATTAAGTCCACGGCCAGACAGCGTTTACATTGAATTCCTACCGTGAGGTACGGACTTTCAAACACCGTTAACGTTGAGGCGACTATGACAAATTATATTTCCTACTTGGCCGAGGACCAGATACCGGCATCGTATGACTGGCTATGGAGCGGGCTAGGAGCCGTCATCGTCATCGCCTTGTTGGTCTTTTGGGTGGCCTCTCTCATTTCCATCATCCGTTCGGGATATAGCGGAGGCGTCAAGATATTGCTGGTGATGGCGGCGTTTGCCTACCCGTTCCTCGGGCCACTTGTATGGTTCCTTTTTGCGCGGAATAAGGAGCGTAAGACCAAAATCGACCGATAGGCTGCGGTCTTGCCAAGGGGAATTCGGTTACTGCTGCTCGAGCCAGGAATTGATGCCGCCGCGTAGGGAGACGACGTTGGTGAAGCCGCGTTTGCGGAGGATATCCACCGCTTGGGCGGAGCGGATGCCGCTGGCGCAATAGATAACGGCCGCAGCATCTGGTTCGATGTCGGGGTCTTCGCCGGCGAGGATGCGGTCGAGTTCGAAGTGTGTGGAATTGGGGATCGCGGATTGGGCACGCTCGGGGGAGGTGCGGACGTCGATAAGCGGGGCGTGTGGGGGAATCTCGCGGACCTCGGGGGCGTCGGCAGGCTGAGTAGGCTGTGCGCCGGTGGGCTGGAGGGGAATGTATTCCCAGGTACCCGATAGGGCGTCGAAGTAGCCGAGCGTGCCGATGAGTGGGGTGCCTACGCCGGTGATGAGTTTGAGGGCTTCGAGCGCCATGGCTGAGCCGACAACGCCGACCACTGGGCCTAAGACTCCGGCCTGCGAGCAGGAGGGAACCTCGCCGGGTGCGGGAGCTGTAGGAAAGACATCCTCGTAGACGGGGCCGTGGCCGGACCAGAAAACGCTGAGCTGGGCATCGAAGCCGAGGATGGAGGCCCATACGTGCGGGATGCCGAGCTCGTGGGCGGCCCAGGAGCTGAGGTAGCGGGCGTCGAAATTATCGGTGCCATCGAGGATGAGATCGCAGC
The nucleotide sequence above comes from Corynebacterium tuberculostearicum. Encoded proteins:
- a CDS encoding ThiF family adenylyltransferase, encoding MSIRYARQEALWGEEGQRKLSDAHVAVIGAGGLGSPALLYLAGAGVGRISLFDDDVVSPSNLHRQVIHTTAAIGTPKTDSAAATVRALNPEVDITCHGRLESATALEQLRGCDLILDGTDNFDARYLSSWAAHELGIPHVWASILGFDAQLSVFWSGHGPVYEDVFPTAPAPGEVPSCSQAGVLGPVVGVVGSAMALEALKLITGVGTPLIGTLGYFDALSGTWEYIPLQPTGAQPTQPADAPEVREIPPHAPLIDVRTSPERAQSAIPNSTHFELDRILAGEDPDIEPDAAAVIYCASGIRSAQAVDILRKRGFTNVVSLRGGINSWLEQQ